The DNA segment GCTCGAGCGGGTGGACCTCGGATTCCGTACCGAAGGTGTGCTTACGATGGAGCTCACCCTCCCGCATCAGCGCTACGGATCGGGCATCGAGCTCGATAACTTCACTCGCGAGCTAGAACGCCGGGTGGGGCAGATTTCCGGTGTCGTCGCCGCGGGAGCCATCAACCAGCTCCCGCTCTCGGATCTTCCCAACTGGTCGTCGCCCTACCGGCTGCGGTCCGAGACCGAAGGCGAGGCGAACGAAGCGGATGGGCGCGTCGTATCGCCCGGCTACTTTCGCGCGGTGAGCGCGGAGCTCGTCGAGGGCCGGTTTCTGGAAGATAGCGACGATGGAGACAGCCGGCACGTCGTGGTCATCGACGACCGGCTCGCTTCGAAGGCATGGCCCGGCACGAGCCCACTCGGCGAGGAGATCGAGATCGAGGTGCGCACCGAGCAGGGATTCGTGCCCGTCTGGGCCGAGGTCGTGGGCGTCATCCGGCACATGCGCCATCACGATCCGAGGTTCGAGCTCCGCGAGCAGTTCTTCGTACCGTTCGCCCAGGGAGCACGAAACCAGATGGGGCTTGCGGTTCGAGCCAGCGGAGAGCCTCTCGACCTCGTCGCTCCCGTACGAGAAGAGCTCGCCGCCATCGACAAGGACCTCGCCGTCTCCAACGTGCGTCTTCTCGAGGACTACGCGCGTGACGCGCGCTCGGTGCATCGGTTCACGATGGTGCTCGCGGCGGGCTTTGCCGGGATGGCGCTCGTTCTCGGCAGCCTCGGTCTCTACGGTGTCGTGGGCTACGCGGTGAGCTGCCGGCAGCGCGAGATCGGCTTGCGCATGGCGCTCGGCTCGACCGCTTCGGGAATCGCGCGCTGGGTGTTGGGGCAGGGCGTTGTGCTGGTGATGGCGGGCATCGCTCTCGGGCTCATCGGTGCCCTCGCTACGGGACGGATGCTGCAGGCACTCCTGTTCGGCGTCGAATCGAGCGACCCGGCGACTCTCGTCCTCGTGCCACTGCTTCTGGCGACGGTCGCGGTCGTGGCCAGTTTTCTCCCCGCGCGACGCGCGAGTCGAGTCGACCCGGTGGTGGTGCTGCGGGCGGAGTAATCAGTCAGATCGGCCGGCGTCAGAACGGACGAGGCGGTGCGGCGTCTCCTGAACTTTCTCCATGAGGGGAGCCCCACGACGGCGGAAGCCACCGATGGTAGATCGGACATAATCCGGTCGGCGGTCTCCGCGACCGCGTTCGCGGAAGGGAGCGAGCCAATGATGAATCGAATCGAACGCCCTCTCGTTCTCGCAGCGGCCATCGGAATCGGATTCGCGCTCGGGAGCCTGGTCGGTATATTTCGAGACGTCCGGGCGCAGGGGGAGCCGCGCATCTTCGAGCTCCGCACCTACACCACTCCCGAGGGGAAACTCCCCAACTTGAACGCGCGTTTCCGCGATCACACGATGCGGATCTTCGAGAAGCACGGGATGACCAACGTCGGCTACTGGACGCCCCAGGACGCGCCCGCCTCCGAGAACACGCTCGTTTACATCCTGGCCCACCGCGACCGGGACGCGGCGGCGGCGAGCTGGCAGGCGTTCCGGGACGATCCGGAGTGGAAGAAAGTGAGCGAGGAGTCGCAGGTCGATGGCCGCATCGTGGCCAAGGTGGAGTCGATGTTCCTCAACGCCGCAGACTACTCGCCACTGAAGTGAAGGGGGGGCGATATGGGAGCAGTAGGTTTGTTGCGCAAACCCGCATGGACGCTGTGGCTTTTGGGAGTGGTGCTGCTGACGGTCCGCTGGGCGACGCACGCCCAGACCGAGCAGCGGCCCGCCGACGATCCACGCTTCACCGGAGTGTCGACCGCACTCGAGCCCGAAGGTCTCACCATCTCGCGCCGGCGCTTCGAAGCGGGGGCTCGCTCGGCCTGGCACTTCCACGATCACGGCCAGCTCCTCTTCGTGGAAGAGGGAAGGGCCCGGACCCAGAAGCGCGGCGAGCGCATGCGGGAAATGGGACCGGGTGACAGCGAC comes from the Vicinamibacteria bacterium genome and includes:
- a CDS encoding FtsX-like permease family protein, which gives rise to DAGVATHLDLWVPFGHDLKSGPRLLYYLRTVGRLREGSTLEQARQEIRAIGEQVESEFAEYRDTGRAFNVVSLKGDAVGRARPVILALLVGTGLLLLITCANVANLLLSRAAQRREEMLLRSALGASGRQIASQLLIESLVLATFGGLGGILLGSLALRPLLALAPRGLPRPDEIIADPIVLGVAFGASLLCGVLFGLAPVLASRRQQLYSALRSGAPVGGFGGRGRSLLVVAELALAFMLSVGATLCFRTLEQLERVDLGFRTEGVLTMELTLPHQRYGSGIELDNFTRELERRVGQISGVVAAGAINQLPLSDLPNWSSPYRLRSETEGEANEADGRVVSPGYFRAVSAELVEGRFLEDSDDGDSRHVVVIDDRLASKAWPGTSPLGEEIEIEVRTEQGFVPVWAEVVGVIRHMRHHDPRFELREQFFVPFAQGARNQMGLAVRASGEPLDLVAPVREELAAIDKDLAVSNVRLLEDYARDARSVHRFTMVLAAGFAGMALVLGSLGLYGVVGYAVSCRQREIGLRMALGSTASGIARWVLGQGVVLVMAGIALGLIGALATGRMLQALLFGVESSDPATLVLVPLLLATVAVVASFLPARRASRVDPVVVLRAE
- a CDS encoding NIPSNAP family protein, translating into MMNRIERPLVLAAAIGIGFALGSLVGIFRDVRAQGEPRIFELRTYTTPEGKLPNLNARFRDHTMRIFEKHGMTNVGYWTPQDAPASENTLVYILAHRDRDAAAASWQAFRDDPEWKKVSEESQVDGRIVAKVESMFLNAADYSPLK
- a CDS encoding cupin domain-containing protein → MGAVGLLRKPAWTLWLLGVVLLTVRWATHAQTEQRPADDPRFTGVSTALEPEGLTISRRRFEAGARSAWHFHDHGQLLFVEEGRARTQKRGERMREMGPGDSDYTQPKVQHWHGAAPHEHFIQVAVGFGSGITWLEKTTDEQYDGKAR